In Glycine max cultivar Williams 82 chromosome 7, Glycine_max_v4.0, whole genome shotgun sequence, a single window of DNA contains:
- the LOC100775884 gene encoding pentatricopeptide repeat-containing protein At1g09900 isoform X1: protein MPPNFHLPRPLFSLPKHPSFISLFFSHSHYFSNSYSSHTSHYLSQFLPLSHSNFNPLTPRERRIVVVGLSTILKTDQGFPLKAFSLRFCPFFLVKIMKLFKTRDAAFAFFKLAFGDCSDSEEILRLSCVAAHVLAAQKLQLLAQDVVSWLIARVGTGRTNKIVDFMWRNHAMYESDFSVLNTLLRGFLNVGMGFEALEVLRMMRGVGVRPGLSSITILLRLLLRIGDYGSVWKLFKDMIFKGPRPSNLTFNAMICGFCRQHRVVVGESLLHLMPKFMCSPDVVTFNILINACCIGGRTWVAIDWLHLMVRSGVEPSVATFTTILHALCREGNVVEARKLFDGIQDMGIAPNAAIYNTLMDGYFKAREVAQASLLYEEMRTTGVSPDCVTFNILVWGHYKYGRIEDSDRLLKDLIVSGLFLDSSLYDVMVSSLCWAGRLDEAMKLLQELLEKGLTLSVVAFNSLIGAYSRAGLEDKAFEAYRIMVRCGFTPSSSTCNSLLMGLCRKGWLQEARILLYRMLEKGFPINKVAYTVLLDGYFKMNNLEGAQFLWKEMKERGIYPDAVAFTALIDGLSKAGNVEEAYEVFLEMSAIGFVPNNFAYNSLIRGLCDCGRVTEALKLEKEMRQKGLLSDTFTFNIIIDGFCRRGQMKFAIETFLDMQRIGLLPDIFTFNILIGGYCKAFDMVGAGEIVNKMYSCGLDPDITTYNTYMHGYCRMRKMNQAVIILDQLISAGIVPDTVTYNTMLSGICSDILDRAMILTAKLLKMGFIPNVITTNMLLSHFCKQGMPEKALIWGQKLREISFGFDEISYRILDQAYCLMQDDVELVRGTYEKHLFMDFLMYITFDYFSRNKPQKIENENSIKLIENQFVAL from the coding sequence ATGCCACCCAACTTCCACCTTCCTCGgcctctcttctctctcccaAAACACCCCTCTTTCATTTCCCTTTTCTTCTCTCACTCCCACTATTTTTCCAATTCCTATTCTTCACACACCTCTCACTACCTCTCACAGTTTCTCCCTCTGAGTCACTCCAACTTCAACCCCCTCACCCCACGCGAACGCCGCATAGTGGTCGTGGGTTTATCCACCATCTTAAAAACCGACCAGGGTTTCCCCCTCAAAGCCTTCTCCTTGCGCTTCTGCCCCTTCTTTTTGGTCAAAATCATGAAACTCTTTAAAACCCGCGACGCCGCGTTCGCGTTCTTCAAGTTAGCCTTCGGGGACTGTTCTGATTCTGAGGAGATCCTTCGTTTGAGTTGCGTCGCGGCCCATGTTCTGGCGGCTCAGAAGCTTCAGCTGCTAGCACAAGACGTGGTTTCGTGGCTCATTGCGAGGGTTGGGACTGGtagaacaaataaaatagtGGATTTTATGTGGAGGAATCATGCTATGTATGAGTCcgatttttctgttttgaataCCCTTTTGCGGGGTTTTCTCAATGTGGGGATGGGTTTTGAGGCTTTGGAGGTTTTGCGTATGATGAGGGGTGTGGGAGTTAGGCCTGGTTTGTCCTCAATAACCATTCTCTTAAGGTTGTTGCTCAGGATTGGTGATTATGGTAGTGTGTGGAAGTTGTTTAAGGATATGATTTTCAAAGGGCCTCGCCCTTCCAATCTCACGTTTAATGCGATGATTTGTGGGTTTTGTAGACAGCATAGGGTCGTGGTTGGGGAGAGTTTGTTGCATTTGATGCCTAAGTTTATGTGTAGTCCTGATGTTGTTACATTTAACATTCTTATTAACGCGTGCTGCATTGGGGGGAGGACTTGGGTTGCGATTGATTGGCTGCATTTGATGGTCAGGAGCGGTGTTGAGCCGAGTGTTGCCACATTTACTACCATTTTGCATGCCCTTTGCAGGGAAGGGAATGTGGTGGAGGCGCGGAAGCTCTTTGATGGGATTCAGGATATGGGGATTGCTCCGAATGCTGCGATTTATAATACGCTGATGGATGGATATTTCAAGGCGAGGGAGGTTGCTCAAGCTAGCTTGCTTTATGAAGAGATGAGGACTACGGGTGTTTCTCCTGATTGTGTgacttttaatattttggttTGGGGGCATTATAAGTATGGGAGGATAGAGGATTCGGACAGGTTGTTGAAAGATTTGATAGTATCGGGATTGTTTCTGGATTCTTCACTGTATGATGTAATGGTATCGTCGCTATGTTGGGCTGGCAGACTCGATGAGGCCATGAAATTATTGCAAGAACTGCTTGAAAAGGGACTAACTCTTAGTGTTGTTGCCTTTAACTCGCTAATAGGAGCCTATAGCAGGGCAGGTTTAGAAGACAAAGCTTTTGAAGCATATCGTATTATGGTCAGATGCGGTTTCACTCCTTCATCGTCCACGTGTAATTCTTTGCTTATGGGTTTGTGTAGGAAAGGGTGGTTGCAAGAAGCCAGGATACTTTTGTATAGGATGTTAGAGAAGGGGTTTCCCATCAACAAAGTGGCTTACACTGTGCTTTTGGATGGATATTTCAAGATGAATAATTTGGAAGGGGCTCAGTTTCTCTGGAaggaaatgaaagaaagaggtaTATATCCAGATGCTGTTGCTTTTACAGCCTTAATAGATGGACTTTCAAAAGCAGGTAATGTTGAGGAGGCATATGAAGTTTTCTTAGAAATGTCAGCTATAGGTTTCGTTCCTAATAATTTTGCTTACAATTCTTTGATTAGAGGGCTCTGTGATTGTGGGAGGGTGACTGAAGCGTTAAAGTTGGAGAAAGAGATGAGGCAAAAAGGTCTTCTTTCTGACACCTTCACCTTCAATATCATCATTGATGGGTTTTGTAGACGGGGACAAATGAAGTTTGCAATTGAGACATTTCTTGACATGCAGCGGATTGGTTTGCTGCCAGATATTTTCACATTTAACATCTTAATTGGAGGATACTGTAAGGCATTTGACATGGTTGGCGCTGGTGAGATTGTTAATAAAATGTACTCATGTGGGCTTGACCCAGATATCACAACGTATAATACATACATGCATGGTTACTGCAGAATGCGAAAAATGAATCAAGCAGTTATCATTTTGGATCAGCTCATCTCTGCTGGTATTGTTCCAGACACAGTGACATACAACACTATGTTGAGTGGTATTTGTAGTGATATATTAGATCGTGCTATGATTCTTACTGCAAAATTACTTAAGATGGGTTTTATTCCAAATGTGATTACAACCAATATGTTGTTGTCTCATTTTTGCAAGCAGGGGATGCCAGAGAAGGCATTAATATGGGGTCAAAAGTTAAGGGAGatttcatttggttttgatgaaatCTCCTATCGAATACTGGACCAAGCTTACTGTTTGATGCAAGATGATGTTGAACTTGTGAGAGGAACATATGAAAAGCACCTTTTTATGGATTTCCTAATGTACATTACATTCGACTATTTTTCCAGAAATAAACCTCAGAAGATAGAGAATGAGAACAGTATAAAGTTGattgaaaatcaatttgttGCTTTGTGA
- the LOC100775884 gene encoding protein Rf1, mitochondrial isoform X2: MPPNFHLPRPLFSLPKHPSFISLFFSHSHYFSNSYSSHTSHYLSQFLPLSHSNFNPLTPRERRIVVVGLSTILKTDQGFPLKAFSLRFCPFFLVKIMKLFKTRDAAFAFFKLAFGDCSDSEEILRLSCVAAHVLAAQKLQLLAQDVVSWLIARVGTGRTNKIVDFMWRNHAMYESDFSVLNTLLRGFLNVGMGFEALEVLRMMRGVGVRPGLSSITILLRLLLRIGDYGSVWKLFKDMIFKGPRPSNLTFNAMICGFCRQHRVVVGESLLHLMPKFMCSPDVVTFNILINACCIGGRTWVAIDWLHLMVRSGVEPSVATFTTILHALCREGNVVEARKLFDGIQDMGIAPNAAIYNTLMDGYFKAREVAQASLLYEEMRTTGVSPDCVTFNILVWGHYKYGRIEDSDRLLKDLIVSGLFLDSSLYDVMVSSLCWAGRLDEAMKLLQELLEKGLTLSVVAFNSLIGAYSRAGLEDKAFEAYRIMVRCGFTPSSSTCNSLLMGLCRKGWLQEARILLYRMLEKGFPINKVAYTVLLDGYFKMNNLEGAQFLWKEMKERGIYPDAVAFTALIDGLSKAEGSVIVGG; this comes from the exons ATGCCACCCAACTTCCACCTTCCTCGgcctctcttctctctcccaAAACACCCCTCTTTCATTTCCCTTTTCTTCTCTCACTCCCACTATTTTTCCAATTCCTATTCTTCACACACCTCTCACTACCTCTCACAGTTTCTCCCTCTGAGTCACTCCAACTTCAACCCCCTCACCCCACGCGAACGCCGCATAGTGGTCGTGGGTTTATCCACCATCTTAAAAACCGACCAGGGTTTCCCCCTCAAAGCCTTCTCCTTGCGCTTCTGCCCCTTCTTTTTGGTCAAAATCATGAAACTCTTTAAAACCCGCGACGCCGCGTTCGCGTTCTTCAAGTTAGCCTTCGGGGACTGTTCTGATTCTGAGGAGATCCTTCGTTTGAGTTGCGTCGCGGCCCATGTTCTGGCGGCTCAGAAGCTTCAGCTGCTAGCACAAGACGTGGTTTCGTGGCTCATTGCGAGGGTTGGGACTGGtagaacaaataaaatagtGGATTTTATGTGGAGGAATCATGCTATGTATGAGTCcgatttttctgttttgaataCCCTTTTGCGGGGTTTTCTCAATGTGGGGATGGGTTTTGAGGCTTTGGAGGTTTTGCGTATGATGAGGGGTGTGGGAGTTAGGCCTGGTTTGTCCTCAATAACCATTCTCTTAAGGTTGTTGCTCAGGATTGGTGATTATGGTAGTGTGTGGAAGTTGTTTAAGGATATGATTTTCAAAGGGCCTCGCCCTTCCAATCTCACGTTTAATGCGATGATTTGTGGGTTTTGTAGACAGCATAGGGTCGTGGTTGGGGAGAGTTTGTTGCATTTGATGCCTAAGTTTATGTGTAGTCCTGATGTTGTTACATTTAACATTCTTATTAACGCGTGCTGCATTGGGGGGAGGACTTGGGTTGCGATTGATTGGCTGCATTTGATGGTCAGGAGCGGTGTTGAGCCGAGTGTTGCCACATTTACTACCATTTTGCATGCCCTTTGCAGGGAAGGGAATGTGGTGGAGGCGCGGAAGCTCTTTGATGGGATTCAGGATATGGGGATTGCTCCGAATGCTGCGATTTATAATACGCTGATGGATGGATATTTCAAGGCGAGGGAGGTTGCTCAAGCTAGCTTGCTTTATGAAGAGATGAGGACTACGGGTGTTTCTCCTGATTGTGTgacttttaatattttggttTGGGGGCATTATAAGTATGGGAGGATAGAGGATTCGGACAGGTTGTTGAAAGATTTGATAGTATCGGGATTGTTTCTGGATTCTTCACTGTATGATGTAATGGTATCGTCGCTATGTTGGGCTGGCAGACTCGATGAGGCCATGAAATTATTGCAAGAACTGCTTGAAAAGGGACTAACTCTTAGTGTTGTTGCCTTTAACTCGCTAATAGGAGCCTATAGCAGGGCAGGTTTAGAAGACAAAGCTTTTGAAGCATATCGTATTATGGTCAGATGCGGTTTCACTCCTTCATCGTCCACGTGTAATTCTTTGCTTATGGGTTTGTGTAGGAAAGGGTGGTTGCAAGAAGCCAGGATACTTTTGTATAGGATGTTAGAGAAGGGGTTTCCCATCAACAAAGTGGCTTACACTGTGCTTTTGGATGGATATTTCAAGATGAATAATTTGGAAGGGGCTCAGTTTCTCTGGAaggaaatgaaagaaagaggtaTATATCCAGATGCTGTTGCTTTTACAGCCTTAATAGATGGACTTTCAAAAGCAG AGGGCTCTGTGATTGTGGGAGGGTGA